Proteins found in one uncultured Methanobrevibacter sp. genomic segment:
- a CDS encoding McrB family protein, producing MSENVVVGSFYNYLISNGYYFDKQLVENYLLSMKVKPFEILTGNSGTGKTKLSQLFAKYVFKSINDVDLEGKYVKVKGRVNFASWNSMGWTLDKKYFIDFLPIRQSESKFNLFVDDIPAEGSINISVQLDYTNEKLKDHLFNKWDDLPKEQKKKYSKGPEIDILIKAEDINNILGDYQKLNDYVNITKDSTASAYNDRQWNIGKDIFHFFPFKWGKVDLNIIVDGIESKAKLRALFKLSYSPNKKLQTYLEEKEGEEVNLKLNLEDMDFDSFVPHYDFCNSSGEPISSNLNSNKCYEIIPVGANWTDNTNIVGYYNVITENYQSTPAYELIKQAQKDAENPYFLILDEMNLSHVERYFADFLSAIESGEEIPLYGDDKTLKLPDNLFIIGTVNIDETTYMFSPKVLDRANTIEFDTLSANEYMSLNRDHGDFEGDINYLQSPLRDSNISNWGIDKLKEELSQITVEDKNLWDILAIELTAFQETLKGSGFDFGFRVINEILRFMVVAWRYENSPNEWDNWERYFDAQIKQKILPKLHGSEKAMGNVLTNLFNICLVDRNNNENPKNTIVNKDDCRYYTSALKLKDMAKVLSDQRYVSFIN from the coding sequence ATGTCTGAAAATGTAGTGGTAGGTTCATTTTATAATTATCTAATATCTAATGGATATTATTTTGATAAGCAATTAGTTGAAAATTATCTTTTATCAATGAAAGTTAAACCATTTGAAATACTTACTGGAAATTCTGGTACTGGAAAAACAAAATTGTCCCAATTATTTGCTAAGTATGTTTTTAAATCAATTAATGATGTCGACTTGGAAGGAAAATATGTAAAAGTTAAAGGAAGAGTAAATTTTGCTTCCTGGAATTCGATGGGTTGGACTCTGGATAAGAAATATTTTATTGATTTTTTACCAATCAGACAATCTGAGTCCAAATTTAATCTTTTTGTAGATGATATTCCTGCAGAAGGGAGTATTAATATTTCTGTTCAATTAGATTATACTAATGAGAAACTTAAAGATCATTTATTCAATAAATGGGATGATCTGCCTAAAGAACAAAAAAAGAAGTACTCTAAAGGACCAGAAATTGATATATTGATTAAAGCAGAAGATATTAATAATATTTTGGGTGATTATCAAAAGTTAAATGACTATGTAAATATTACTAAAGATTCAACAGCTTCTGCTTATAATGATAGACAATGGAATATTGGCAAGGATATTTTCCATTTTTTCCCATTTAAATGGGGAAAAGTTGATTTAAATATAATTGTTGATGGCATTGAATCGAAAGCAAAGTTAAGAGCATTATTTAAGTTATCTTATTCTCCAAATAAGAAACTGCAAACTTATTTGGAAGAAAAGGAGGGAGAAGAAGTTAATCTAAAATTGAATTTGGAGGATATGGATTTTGACAGTTTTGTCCCTCATTATGATTTTTGTAATTCTTCGGGGGAACCTATCTCATCTAACTTAAATTCAAATAAATGTTATGAAATAATTCCAGTTGGGGCAAATTGGACAGATAACACTAATATTGTTGGATATTATAATGTAATCACTGAAAATTATCAATCGACCCCAGCATATGAATTGATTAAACAAGCTCAAAAAGATGCTGAAAATCCTTATTTCTTAATTTTGGACGAAATGAATCTTTCGCATGTTGAAAGATATTTTGCTGATTTCTTGTCAGCTATTGAAAGTGGTGAAGAAATTCCGTTATATGGTGATGATAAAACTTTAAAACTACCTGATAACTTATTCATAATAGGTACTGTCAATATTGATGAAACAACATACATGTTTTCACCAAAAGTATTGGATAGGGCAAACACTATTGAATTTGATACATTATCTGCTAATGAATATATGTCATTAAATAGGGATCATGGAGATTTTGAAGGCGACATAAACTATTTACAATCTCCACTTAGAGATTCAAATATTTCTAATTGGGGAATTGATAAATTAAAAGAAGAATTATCTCAAATTACAGTTGAAGATAAAAATTTGTGGGATATTTTAGCTATTGAACTTACAGCATTCCAAGAAACCTTGAAAGGATCAGGATTTGACTTTGGTTTTAGAGTAATTAATGAAATTTTAAGATTCATGGTCGTAGCATGGAGATATGAAAACTCACCAAACGAATGGGATAACTGGGAGAGATACTTTGATGCTCAAATCAAACAAAAGATCCTTCCAAAACTTCATGGATCTGAAAAAGCTATGGGTAATGTTTTAACTAACTTGTTTAACATTTGTTTGGTTGACAGGAACAATAATGAAAATCCTAAAAATACAATCGTCAATAAAGATGATTGCAGGTACTACACTTCAGCTTTAAAACTCAAAGACATGGCTAAAGTATTGTCTGATCAAAGATATGTTTCATTTATTAATTAA